A region from the Halosolutus gelatinilyticus genome encodes:
- a CDS encoding MarR family transcriptional regulator, with protein sequence MVDVLDNKRAATRFRILVQIAERQPAVSQGEIAEEVGVTSQAVSEYIRELVDDGLVEKEGRSRYRVTNEGVDWLFRAADDVRRFANHVTGDVLGAMNEAAYIATDDIEEGETVSLFVEDGLLHAKSGDEGPATGVATTDAEAGTDVGVTSFEGVMDLEPGSVTVVQVPTVRSGGSRAIDPEFVSEHCENADLVVATGVEAVIACRRAEIEPVVTFAAGDVAADGAERGLHVTALATTDEVGRVTDTLRDANVSYEVLEG encoded by the coding sequence ATGGTCGACGTCCTCGACAACAAGCGCGCGGCGACGCGGTTTCGGATCCTCGTTCAGATCGCCGAACGCCAACCCGCCGTCAGCCAGGGCGAGATCGCCGAGGAGGTCGGCGTTACGAGTCAGGCCGTCAGCGAGTACATCCGCGAACTCGTCGACGACGGCCTCGTCGAGAAGGAGGGTCGATCGCGGTATCGCGTCACGAACGAAGGCGTCGACTGGCTCTTCCGGGCCGCCGACGACGTTCGCCGGTTCGCCAACCACGTCACGGGGGACGTCCTCGGCGCGATGAACGAGGCCGCCTACATCGCGACCGACGACATCGAGGAGGGCGAGACGGTCTCGCTGTTCGTCGAGGACGGCCTGCTACACGCGAAATCGGGCGACGAGGGGCCCGCGACCGGCGTGGCGACCACGGACGCCGAAGCCGGCACCGACGTCGGCGTCACCAGCTTCGAGGGTGTGATGGACCTCGAACCCGGCTCCGTGACCGTCGTCCAGGTGCCGACGGTCCGCTCGGGCGGCAGCCGAGCGATCGATCCCGAGTTCGTCTCCGAGCACTGCGAAAACGCCGATCTCGTCGTCGCGACGGGCGTCGAGGCCGTCATCGCCTGCCGCCGAGCCGAGATCGAACCGGTCGTCACGTTCGCGGCGGGCGACGTCGCCGCCGATGGGGCCGAACGCGGTCTCCACGTGACCGCCCTCGCGACGACCGACGAGGTCGGCCGCGT
- the artA gene encoding archaeosortase A encodes MSAFSATAAGSAGVGLETGLVPAVSLSALLESGLTDGLAWVAIGAFIVALCLQWLGAADPARYVATGAWIVFGVFWLTMVPYYYYEVQSPLQTILAIAALPLCAYTGYLLYGGRDSIMLLSKAVMFMGLIYLPVETIPVVKTWLIETTAAQTHYGMELFGYSPGLAEGSYGYKSKFDFDPNETVTGRTTYIILACTGIGSMAIFGGLIAAVKAPLRRKLSAFALAIGVIWFLNLVRNVFIGLASPWGWFQQPWLVSFMTTYMGAEEGRVSFLVAHNYIAQTLSIVALIGITYLVVKILPEVLEPLEDVLFILTGNEYDLYSALDADVRADGGRSTTEEASTSDSKSER; translated from the coding sequence ATGTCTGCCTTCTCAGCGACGGCCGCCGGATCGGCGGGCGTCGGCCTCGAGACGGGACTCGTTCCGGCGGTCTCCCTGTCGGCGCTGCTCGAGTCCGGGCTGACCGACGGGCTGGCGTGGGTCGCGATCGGCGCCTTCATCGTCGCGCTGTGCCTCCAGTGGCTCGGGGCCGCCGATCCCGCGCGGTACGTCGCCACGGGCGCCTGGATCGTCTTCGGCGTGTTCTGGCTGACGATGGTCCCGTACTACTACTACGAGGTTCAGAGCCCGCTGCAGACGATCCTCGCGATCGCTGCCCTCCCGCTGTGTGCGTACACCGGCTACCTCCTCTACGGGGGCCGGGATTCGATCATGCTCCTCTCGAAGGCCGTGATGTTCATGGGGCTGATCTACCTCCCCGTCGAGACGATCCCGGTCGTCAAGACGTGGCTGATCGAGACGACGGCTGCCCAGACGCACTACGGGATGGAACTGTTCGGATACAGTCCCGGCCTGGCGGAGGGGTCGTACGGCTACAAGAGCAAGTTCGACTTCGATCCGAACGAGACGGTGACCGGACGGACGACGTACATCATCCTCGCCTGCACGGGCATCGGGAGCATGGCCATCTTCGGCGGCCTGATCGCCGCGGTGAAGGCGCCGCTGCGCCGAAAGCTCTCCGCGTTCGCGCTGGCGATCGGCGTCATCTGGTTTCTCAACCTCGTCCGGAACGTGTTCATCGGTCTCGCGTCGCCGTGGGGCTGGTTCCAGCAGCCCTGGCTAGTCTCGTTCATGACGACCTACATGGGTGCCGAAGAGGGCCGCGTCTCCTTCCTCGTCGCGCACAACTACATCGCCCAGACGCTGTCGATCGTCGCGCTCATCGGGATCACCTATCTCGTGGTCAAGATCCTCCCCGAGGTGCTCGAACCGCTCGAGGACGTCCTCTTCATCCTGACCGGCAACGAGTACGACCTCTACTCGGCGCTCGACGCCGACGTTCGGGCCGACGGCGGCCGGTCGACGACCGAAGAAGCTTCTACCTCGGACTCGAAGTCCGAGCGATGA